In a genomic window of Octopus sinensis linkage group LG16, ASM634580v1, whole genome shotgun sequence:
- the LOC115220326 gene encoding uncharacterized protein LOC115220326, translated as MIPNACIESRPSVIQRRKRTKNHSTKKAGQASLNEESGPSVIQRRKRAKNNSTKNADQVSFNEESGPSLIQRRKRAKNHSTKKADQASFNEESGPSIIQRRKQTKRQSTTKAGQASFNEESGPSIIQRRRRANHHSTKKAGQASFNEESGPIIIQRRKRTKHHSTKTAGQESFNEESEASLIQRRKRVKRHSTKKAGKRQSTKKAGQESVNEESGPRIIHRRKRTKHHSTKKAGQASFNEENGPSIIQRRKRPSVIQRRKRTKRHSMKKARQASFKEQSGSSIIQRRQRVKHDSMKKAGQASFNEESAPSIIQRRKRTKRHSTKKADQESFNEESGPRIIQRRKRTKRHSTKKARQESFNEESAPSIIQRRKRTKNHSTKKADQASFNEDSGPRIIQGRKWAKHHSMKKASQASFKEESGSSIIQRTKSAMHISTKKASLVSFNIRAKKNEKFRIQS; from the coding sequence ATGATTCCTAATGCTTGTATAGAAAGCAGGCCAAGCGTCATTCAACGAAGAAAGCGGACCAAGAATCATTCAACGAAGAAAGCGGGCCAAGCATCATTGAACGAAGAAAGCGGACCAAGCGTCATTCAACGAAGAAAACGGGCCAAGAATAATTCAACGAAGAATGCGGATCAAGTGTCATTCAACGAAGAAAGCGGACCAAGCCTCATTCAACGAAGAAAGCGGGCCAAGAATCATTCAACGAAGAAAGCGGACCAAGCCTCATTCAACGAAGAAAGCGGGCCAAGCATCATTCAACGAAGAAAGCAGACCAAGCGTCAATCAACGACGAAAGCGGGCCAAGCCTCATTCAACGAAGAAAGCGGGCCAAGCATCATTCAACGAAGAAGGCGGGCCAATCATCATTCAACGAAGAAAGCGGGCCAAGCATCATTCAACGAAGAAAGCGGACCAATCATCATTCAACGAAGAAAGCGGACCAAGCATCATTCAACGAAGACAGCGGGCCAAGAATCATTCAATGAAGAAAGCGAGGCAAGCCTCATTCAACGAAGAAAGCGGGTCAAGCGTCATTCAACGAAGAAGGCGGGAAAGCGTCAGTCAACGAAGAAAGCGGGCCAAGAATCAGTCAACGAAGAAAGCGGACCAAGAATCATTCATCGAAGAAAGCGGACCAAGCATCATTCAACGAAGAAAGCGGGCCAAGCATCATTCAACGAAGAAAACGGGCCCAGCATCATTCAACGAAGAAAGCGGCCCAGCGTCATTCAACGAAGAAAGCGGACCAAGCGTCATTCAATGAAGAAAGCGAGGCAAGCCTCATTCAAGGAACAAAGTGGGTCAAGCATCATTCAACGAAGACAGCGGGTCAAGCATGATTCAATGAAGAAAGCTGGCCAAGCATCATTCAACGAAGAAAGCGCGCCAAGCATCATTCAACGAAGAAAGCGGACCAAGCGTCATTCAACGAAGAAAGCGGACCAAGAATCATTCAACGAAGAAAGCGGACCAAGAATCATTCAACGAAGAAAGCGGACCAAGCGTCATTCAACGAAGAAAGCGCGCCAAGAATCATTCAACGAAGAAAGCGCGCCAAGCATCATTCAACGAAGAAAGCGGACCAAGAATCATTCAACGAAGAAAGCGGACCAAGCGTCATTCAACGAAGACAGCGGGCCAAGAATCATTCAAGGAAGAAAGTGGGCCAAGCATCATTCAATGAAGAAAGCGAGCCAAGCCTCATTCAAAGAAGAAAGTGGGTCAAGCATCATTCAGCGAACAAAGTCTGCAATGCATATTTCAACGAAGAAAGCTAGCCTAGT